CGCGCGCCGGGGATGAGGACCCGGCCCTGCGTGCCCCGTCCGGCCCCGGGGAAGCACGGTTCACGAGGCGGAGGTCAGCACCCCCTCGGCGCTGCGGACGACCAGCTGATAGACGGCCACAGCGTCCCGCGGCACCAGGGGCGACTCGGAGTACGTGCGCCACCGGCCGACGATCTCTCCCACCCGCGCCCGCACCTCCGATTCCGAGGCGCTCTCGCTCATGTCGAGCCGACGCGCACGCGTCACACCCTCACCGCCGATGATGCGCACGGCCTCCTGCCATTCGTCCGCGGCCAGGGGCGAATCCCTCGTCCGCAGGCGCGCGAGGAGGTTCAGCTCGCGCAGCTCGTGCGCATTGGCGGCCGCGCGCTCGATGCCGTGACGGATGCGGTCGACGCCCGGACGGGGACGGTCGCGGAGCAGGGATTCCAGTGCTTGCAGGACCCAGCGCGACTTCAGCGCAGCGGCGCGCGAGCGGAACTGGTCGGCGATGAGCCGTTCGAGTTCACGCAGTCCGCTCTGTGCGACCATCCGGGAGGCGAGTTCCGACGACGTCGACGCGCCGGCCAGCACGAGCGTCGCCCCGAGCCGGACGCCGAACACCCCGAACCGTTCGAGCAGGGCCCGGCGCTGCGCGGCCGGAGGGACCGGTGCGGGACGGGGCTGGACGAACCGGTCCGCGGAGATGAGCAGACGCTCCCGCTCCGCGCGGTCGAGTCCCGCGAGAGCGCGGAACACCGCGAACTCTTCCTCCCGGAGGGTGCGCGCCGCTTCGGCGAGCAGGCCGGCGACGGGGACGACGGCGAGTGCCAGCCCCTTCAGCACCCCCTCCCGGCGGTACCTCTCGACCACGCGGGCGGCGGACAGCAGCGCCTCGATCCGCCCGGACCCGATCTCGTCCGATCGAGACAGCACGGCGATGGCGTTCACGGTGGGCGCGACGCCGGGTTCGGCGCCGCGCAGCGCCTCCAGGAACGCCAGGTCCACCGCGTGCAGGTGGCGGAGCAGATAGATCACCGCATCCGCTTCGGACGGGGTGTCCGCCGAGGTGAGGAACCGGCGCGACAGCGCGGAGGTCCCCACCGAGAGGGAGCCGATGCCCGGAGTGTCGATGAGGACGTGCGATCGGAGTGCCTCCGCCGGCCAGCCGACCTCGATGTGTTCGATGTCCGCCGCGGACAGGGTGCCGAGGTCGAACTCGATGCGCCCTTCTCTGCGGATGACCGGCATTCGCCGGGTGGACCCGTCGCACAGGAACGCCGTGATGCGTGCGGTGTGGGCGAACCGGTACCAGATGACCGTGCGCGTGCACTCCCCCGCATCCGTCGGCGCGATCTCCTCACCGATGAGGGCGTTGAGGAGCGTCGATTTCCCCGCTTTCACCATCCCCGCCACGGCGATGCGTACCGGCTCGCGCAGGCGCGTGTCGATCTCGTCCAGGATGCGGCCGGCGATCGGGTCGTCCGCATAGACCGCACGCACGTCGGCGAGCAGTTCCGCCGTGACCGTCACGCCCCCTGCCCTCCGTCCCACTGCTCGAGCTGGGGCAGGGACGCCCGCAGCTGACGTGTGCGCTGATGCTGGGCACGCAACTGGGCCACGCGGCCCTCCCGGTCGCTCGAGTAGTTCGCCGCTGCCTGCTTGGCGGCCAGCACCGAATCGGACAGGGACCGGTGGAGCTCGTCCGCGATGGACCCGAAGTGGTCGCGCGCCGTGCGCTGAACGAGCCGCAGCCGGTCCTTGAGCTGCTTCCCGGTCTGGAAGACCACGTCGTCGATGTGCCGACGCACCAGGTTCTTGGCCTCCGCCTGACGACGGGCCAGCCGCGTGGCCATGTCCTCGCGATAGGCCTTGCGGCCCACGACGACACCCGCGAGCAGCGACAGCGGGTTGAGCAGGCTGAGCCCGACGACGCTCGTCGCGAGTCCGACCATGAGCACCCCGCCGTACGAGCCACGCACCCCCACGTAGATCTTCTCCGCCGCCGATAGCCGCCCCTCGTCCAGGAGCTGCAGCGGCTCCACCGGGTCGAGCACGCCATCCGTCGCCCCCACCTCGATGTAGGGGATCAGCGTGTCGTCGCGCAGGAACTCGTCCGCCACGCGCTCGGTCAGCCATCGCGCACGCTCAGAGGTCCACACGAAGTTCTCCGCGACCACCGTCGCGACCCGCTCGTCGAGCCACTGGGCGATCTGGCTCCAGATCGGGCCGGGATCGCCGGCGTCGATCGCCGCCTCGGCCTCCCGCTGCACCTTCCGGAGCCGGTCGCGGAGGTCGTGCTCGGTGTCCGACATGAGGTCGGCCACGCCGTCACTCAGCGTCACCTGCCAGCGTGCCGACCGTCCCCGGAACTCATCGGCGCGGGCCTTGGCGTCCTCGAGCCGCAGGATCATGGCGGGTGTGCGCTCGGGATGCAGGAGCGCGTTCAGCTCCGAGTCGATCGTCATCGACAGCTGGTCGAGCACCGAGCCGAGATCGTGCACGGTGCTGCGCTGGTGCAGCGACTCGGCGTGCCCCAGCACCTCACGGCGCAGATGCGCGACGAGGGCGGGGAACCCGGACTCGTCGTTGAGTTCGCGGTCCTGCTCCTTCGCCGCCAGCAACCGCAGATCGCTGGACACGGCGAACAGCGGGATCTTGCCCACGTCGCCGAGGTGCGAGCGGTCGATGCGCTCGATCTGCTGCCACTGCGGATACACGTCGGTCTTCGAGAGCACAGCCGCCACGTTGGGCGAGATGCGCATCGCGTGGTCGAGGAACTGCATCTCGGATTCGGTGTACTCCTGGGATGCGTCGGAGACGAGCAGCACCGCGTGGGCCGTCGACAGGGCCGCCAGCGTGGTCAGCGACCGCGTCGACTCCTGTCCGCCGACGCCGGGGGAATCGACCAGGCGCAGTCCGCCCTTGAGGATCTCGCGAGGCAGGAACACCTCGGCTCCGACGACATCCCCGTCCAGCTCGGCCGCGCCGTCCGCGGACACGTAGTCCTCCAGCCGGTCCAGCGGCACCGACACCCGGGTGATGTCCGCGTCCGTGCCGCCGTGCGGGCGCACCATGACCGCCGCGGACGGTTCCTCGCCGTACCCCACGGAAGTGGGCACGGTGGTGGCGACGTCGTCGTCCACCAGGCACGCGGGGGCGTTCACGAGCGCGTTCACCAGCTTGCTCTTGCCCTGTTTGAACTGCCCGACGATCGCCACCCGGACATGCGGATCGAGCAGGCGCGCACGCGCCTGCTCGAGCCGGTTCACGAGATCCCCACGGCCCAGGGCGCCGGACATCGCCTGTACGCGCGTGATGATCTGGATCAGCTCCGCCCCCGAGTCGGAAGCCGGCCCACCCGGCGGATCCTGCGTCCCTGTTGTTGCCGCACCGGGCGGGTTCTGGATCGTCACGTCGTCTCGGCTCGGCACCATCGCCTCCTCCGGCACCGTCCAGCGGTGCCTCTCGTGTCAGGTGCCGATGACCCCGACGGCGGACCGGCGGGGTCATCGGCGCAGGAGTCGCGGAACGACCCCTGCCGGGGATGTGGATCAGGCTGGAGGGAGGTCCACATCCGAGCTGTCGACGATGATCGCCGTGCTGCTGTCCCAGATCACGTTGGCATCGATGTCCCAGTCGTTCTCGCTGGAGATCGCGATCTCGTCGTTGAACGAGTTCGCGGCCTCGTAGTTGTCGGAGTAGTCGTTGAACGAGTCGCGGATCTCCCACTCCTGCGAGGCATCCGTCGTCTGCGAGAAGTCCTCCTCGACGTTGTAGGAATCCACCACCATGTCCACGGTCGTGGTGTTCCCCATGTTGATGTCCCCGCCGCCGATGATGGTGGTCGAGTCGTCGAGCGACTGGCGGATGCTGACGTCGTCGCCGGCGGCGATGGCCCCGTCCCCGGAGGCCACGACCGCGTTGCTCGCACTGGCCTGGCCGGCCGCGAAGGCATCGATGTTCTGGTTCACCGACTGGTCGACGATCGTCGCACGCCCGTCCAGGAAGACGTCGCCGCCGCCGCCGGCGCCGCCCACTCCGCCCGCTCCGCCACCGACGTTGATGTTGCCGAAGCCGGTGTTGTAGTCACGGTTGCCGACCTGGATGGAGTGATCGTCGGTGGAGGTCCAGCTGAACGAGTTGCCCGAATCGTTCGTCGACGCGTCGGTCCACTGGTTGTAGGAGTCCCGCACCGAGGTGTCGGAAGCATCCACGACCGAGTTGTCCTCGGACGTGTTGTACGAGTCCTCGATGCGCGTCTCGGTCTCGGTGACGACGTCGTTGGAGTCGAACGTGGCGGAGTTGTCCACGTCGAACACGGCGTTACCGCTGTCGTTCTGGGAGTTGTCCGTGTTCCCGACGTTGTCGAGCCCGACGTTGAGGTTGGCGTTGTTGGTGGTGGAGGTGTTGAAGGAGTCCCGTGCCCGGGAGTTGAAGGAGTCCTCGAAGTCGTCGAATGCCATGATCCTGTTCGCTTTCTCTGCGCTGGAGTGGCCCGGCCGTGGCGGCGGCCGGGCCGAGGTATCAGAAGGAGTCGTCCACCACTGCGGCGCCGAAGCTGTCCACGATGGCGTTCACGTCGATGTCGACGACCGTGCTCTCGGCGTAGTCGACGGTGTCGTTGAACGAGTCCACCGCCGAGTAGTTGTCCGAGAAGTCGTTGTACGAACCGCGGATGTCGATGTCCATCGACTCGTCCGTGTAGGTCGACTCGTCGGTGTAGGTGTTGTAGGAACCGACCGTCGTGTTGATGGTCGTCTCGTTGCCGAGGTTCACATCGCCGCCGAGCGAGACGATCGTCGTCGAGGAGTCGAGGTTCGTCTCGATCCGCACGTCGTCGCCCGCCGCGACCGCGTCGTCACCCGAGGCGACCACGGCGTTGCTGGCAGAGGACTGGAAGACGACGCCGGCGTCGATGTTCTGGTTGACCGACTGGTCGACGATGGTGGCCCGTGCGTCCAGGAACAGGTCGCCGCCGCCGCCCGCCGCCGCAGCCCCGCCGCCGCCGACGGTCACGTCGCCGAAGCCGGTGTTGTAGTCGCGGTTGCCGACCTGGATGGAGCGGTCGTCGGCGGAGGTCAGCGTCCAGGTGTTCCCGGAGTTGTTCGTGCTGTTGTCGGTCAGCTCGTTGTAGGAGTCGTCGATCCGGGTGTCCGAGTAGTCGCGGATGGAGTTGTCGACGACGTCGTTGTAGGAGTCCTCGATGTCGGTCTCGGTCCGGGTGTAAGTGTCGTTCGAGTCGACCGTCAGCGTGTCGTCGATGTCCACGCCCAGGTTGTTGCTGTTGTTCGTCGAGCTGTCCGTGTTGCCGGAGTTCTCGATGCCGAAGTCGGTGGTCAGCGTGTTGTCGTTGACGGTGTTGAACGAGTCGATCGCGGTCGCGTTGAACGAATCACGGTAGTCGTCGAAGAGTGGCATGATCGCTTTCCCTCTTTCCGGGGCCATGCCCCTTCTCTACGGTTGTGGGGTTCACGGTACGAGCGCCGCCGGTCACGCACATCGGGGACGTCTCCCTGGCCTCACCCCCTCGGGTGCGGGTAACCCCCTAACGCGATAGGGGCCCGATGGGCGTTCAGGGGGCACGGCGGCCGGACCGTAGGCTGGCGGGATGGAGATGGCCGAGTTGCGCGCACTGCTCACCGCCGAGGGACTGCGGCTGCTCGACGAGGTCGGAACGATCGAATCCACCGGTGACGCGGCGTCGGCGGTGAGCCGGCTCCGGGCGGCGGGGCATCCGCCGGAGCTCGTCTCCGCCGTCGTCACACAGGCGCGGCTGCGCACCCGCGCGCGCGCGAAGTTCGGCGACTTCGCCACGCGGATGCTGTTCACCCGCGCCGGGCTCGAGCAGGCGACCCGCCTCGGGGTCGCGGCGCGCCATGCGGGGCGGTTCCGTGACGCCGGATGCACCCACGTCGCCGACCTCGGCTGCGGCATCGGCGGCGATTCGCTCGGGTTGGCCGCGCTGGGACTGCACGTCACGGCCGTCGACGCGGATGAGGTGACCGCCGCGGTCGCCGCCTACAACCTGGCCCCCTTCGGCGCCGACGTGCGGGTGCGGCAGGGCCTGGCGGAGCAGACCCCGCTGGAGGGCGTGGACGCGGTGTGGCTGGATCCCGCACGCCGCTCGTCCGGGCACGGGGAGACGGTCCGCCTGCGCGCCGCCGACTACACCCCGCCGCTCGACTGGGCGTTCGAGCTCGCCACCCGCATCCCGTCCGGCATCAAGCTCGGTCCTGCGTTCGAGCGCGCGGACATCCCCGCGGACGCGGAGGCCCAGTGGATCAGCGTGGACGGCTCGACGGTGGAGCTCGTGCTGTGGTCGGGGACCCTCGCCCGCGCTGGCGTGCGACGCGCGGCCCTGGTGATCCGCGGCGATGAAACGCATGAGCTGACCGCGGGCGCGGATGCCGAGGACGCTCCGACCCGTGAGCTGGGCGAGTTCCTGCACGAACCGGAGGGCGCCGTCATCCGCGCCCGGCTGATCGGCGACGTCGCCCGGTCGCTCGAGGCGGGGATGCTCGATCCGAAGATCGCCTACCTGACCTCGGACACCGCGGTGACGAGCCCGTTCGTGCAGTCGTTCCGCATCCGGGAGGAGGTGCCGTTCGACGTCAAGAAGCTCGCCCGCGCGCTCCGGGAACGCGGTATCGGCCGCCTCGAGATCAAGAAGCGCGGCGTCGACGTGGACCCCGCAGCGCTGCGCACCCGGCTGAAGCTCGCCGGGGACGGCGCGGCCACGCTCGTTCTCACCCGGGTCGCCGGCCGGCACCGGGCCCTGCTGGCGGACCGGGTCGGCTGACCGCCGCTACCCTCACCCCGGCGGCGTCTCGCGCCGCCGCCGGAATGCCGCCGCGGCGTTGAGGAAGGCGACGACCGCGAGTGCGGTGAGGGCCAGGCAGGCCACGACGGACCCGAACACCAGCACCGGGTTCCCGGCGAGGGCGAACAGACCGATCACCGCGGCGCCCGGGATGAGCAGGCAGGCGAAGACGCCGGCGATGATGCTCGCCTCCGGTGCGCCCTGCCCCCAGCCGGGGCGCACCGGCTGCGCGGGCTCGGCGGGCGGCCCTGCGACCGCGGGCGTTGCGGCAGGCCGCTGCCGGTCGGTCCACGCGGTGCCGTCCCACCAGCGTTGCCAGCCCGGCACGCCGGCGTCGTACCAGCCGGCGGGGGCGGAGGGCTGAGGATCACTCATGCTCATGCGGTCCTCCTCACCGGGCGAAAGCGGACGTCGTCCACTCGAGATCGGGCGAAGCGGAGAGCGTGCGGGCGAGACCGGCGTTGCGGCTGGAGGAGTTCGTGAAGGCCATCACGACGCTCCCCAGGCTGATGAGGATGCCGACGACGGTGACCACGATGCCGATGATCGCCCCGACCCCGAGGGTCGGAGCGGCGGTGGCGATCGCGATGCCGAGTCCCGCGACACCGACCACCAGGCCGAGGTAGGCGTACTGCAGTTCCGCGAAGAAAGACTCCAGCGATTCCGCCATGCTGTCCAGGGTCGTGGCCAGAGCGCGGCCGTTCTCGGGGATGCGGTCGACGCATCGCACCTGCTCGCTGAAGGCCGTGTCGTACGAGTCGGCCGCCGGGGAGTCCCAGGCCTCGTCGTCCCGCGCGGCGAGCGCGGAGGGCTGCATCGCCTCGCCGAGAGACGTGCCGCCCTGCTCGACGGCGGTGCGGAGGATCTCCGCGGTCGCGCGAAGCAGCGAGGGACGTCCGACCGAGCGTGCGAGGAGCCGGAACATCTCGATCGCCTCGTAGATCCGCTCCGCCGCCTCGTCGACCGCCGCCATCAGCAGCTTGCGGATGCCGTCCTTGGCGAACCCCGGCAGCGGGACGGAGACCGGCCACCCCACGCGGACGGCATCCAGAGCGGCGTCGATCACGGCCGGCGCCCCGGCCACGGTCGCCCGGACGAGCTGTTCGGTCTTGTCGCAGCCCGTCAGGATGAGCTCTGCGATCGCTTCGGGATGCATCGGCTACCTTTCGCTCACCGTACGGATATCTGCGAGATTCTGCTCTTCGGCGGCGGCGTACTGGGCGGCCGCCCACGCGAGCTTGCCGGAGATGCCCTCGAACTGGTTCGTGCCCTTCGCGACGGCGGCGCGCAGGGTCGAGGCAGCGGCGGCGTACGCGTCGCGCACCTCCCCGGCTCCGGGCAGGATCGAGAACGCGAGCGGGTCCAGCCCCGCGCCCACCTCGGGGATGCTCTCCCCGAGGGTGCTCAGGCGGGACGCCCAGTCGGACCACACCTGCGCGTCGGATTCGAGAACCCCGGGTCGTACCCGGAATGCGTCGACCATGTCAGTCCTCCCCTGCGCTCTGCGCCGCCACGGATCGCTCCCAGACTTCTGCCGCCCACGCGAGCACATCCGTCTCGATCGTGAGCTCGCTGCTCGCGCCGAGCCAATCCCGGTCCACGCGGACGTCCTGGATGACGCCCCACACGGCACTCATGCCGACGGTGCGACGGTCGTTCCAGACGAGTTCGGGCTGGGGCGCCGCCGCGGCGGCCTCGGCGCCGGAGAAGATCCGATCCAGGAGGCCGGCGACATCCAGTCCCGGATCGGGACGGGGCGGGACGGGAGCATCCCGTTCGCCGTAGGCGTGGGCGATGGCGAGATGGAGCTCGTACGCGAGCTGCTCGTCGGTGAGATCCTTCCGGGCCTCGCGGTCGATCGTGAGCCGGGTCAGCCGCCCCTCCGGATCGACGGCCGCCGTGACGGCGGTCGCCTCCGGGAGCGTCGCGAGCGCGGAGATCTCGCTCTGCAGCTCCTCCAGCCGCAACACGGACTGCTCAGCCCGTCGTTGCATGGCCGTGATGCGTTCGAGCAGGTCTTCCGCGCCCCCGGGCGCATCGCTGTCAGGTGCGTCGACGATCGGTCTGCTCCTTCGTTCAGGAGCACCGTGCGATGACGGTGCTCTCGGTCTCGGTGTACCGCGCAGAAATCCCGCTCAGAACGCCGGCCATGGCACCGAGCCAGCTCCGCAGCTCCTCGAGGCTCCCGTTCCATCCGGTCTGGGCGGTGAGGTACGCCTGCGCCGCGTCACCGGACCAGGAGCCCATGAGCCAGGTCAGCTCGCCGTCCAGCCCCTGAAGCTGCAGGTCGATCGCGGAGACCGACGCGGTGAGCGAGTCGACCAGAGTCTGCAGCGCGTCGGGGTCTGCTTCGATGGTGTCGGCCACGGTTGCACGCTAGCAAAGGCCCCCGCCCGGGGAGCCGGGACTTTCCACAGGCTCGCGGGATCGTGTATGGAGGCCGCCGGTCAGGCGAACCAGCCGGACCGGTACGCCGCCCACAGCAACCAGCCCGCGCTGTAGAGCACCGAGACGACGCCCAGCACGATCGCCCAGCGCGCGACCGCCCTCGATTCGAAGGCGCGTCGCATCGACAGCGCACCGAGGACGATCGCGGTGACCCCGATCGGGAAGGCGACCCCGACCACCATCGACGCGATCAGGGCCACGATCGCGAAGCCGAGCGCGGTGGCGGCGAAGTTCGCCGGACGCAGCGGCGGCGGCGTGGCGACCGCGCCGGTGACCGGGACGAACTCGATCTGCTCGATCGTGATGCCGATCGGCGCGGTGGGTGGCCGGGTGAAGCCACCGCGGTGCGCTCCCGGCAGGGACGCCTCGGGAGTCGGCGCTGCCACATCCGAGGACGCGGGCTCGAGGTGAGGGCGGATCTGCGGCGGGCCGGTCGGATCCGCTGCCGGGGACGCGGGCCCGGCGACCGGTTGGGCCTGCGCGGCGGGCATCGGAGAGCGGCGGACGGCAGGCGGGCGCGCCTCCGCATCGGGATCCGGCTGCGGCTGCGGCTGCGGCTGCGGCTCCGTCATGCCGGGACCCCGGCTTCCGCCTCGGCGATCTGGATCTCGGTGACGGGCAGCGTGGAGTCCGCCCCGAATGAGAGCGTCGAGGGCCGCCGCCCGGACATGATGAGCTCCGACGCGAGAGCGGCGATCATCGCGCCGTTGTCGGTGCACAGGCTCAGCGGCGGGATCCGCACCGTGACACCGGCGGCGGCGCCGCGTTCGAGCGCGACCTCCCGCAGGCGCCGGTTGGCGATGACGCCACCGCCGAGCAGGAGCCGGGGAACGCCGTACCGGGCGCACGCGTCGAGGGCCTTCGTCACGAGCACGTCCACGACCGACTCGCGGAAGGAGGCGGCCACGTCGG
The sequence above is a segment of the Microbacterium caowuchunii genome. Coding sequences within it:
- a CDS encoding dynamin family protein, whose protein sequence is MTVTAELLADVRAVYADDPIAGRILDEIDTRLREPVRIAVAGMVKAGKSTLLNALIGEEIAPTDAGECTRTVIWYRFAHTARITAFLCDGSTRRMPVIRREGRIEFDLGTLSAADIEHIEVGWPAEALRSHVLIDTPGIGSLSVGTSALSRRFLTSADTPSEADAVIYLLRHLHAVDLAFLEALRGAEPGVAPTVNAIAVLSRSDEIGSGRIEALLSAARVVERYRREGVLKGLALAVVPVAGLLAEAARTLREEEFAVFRALAGLDRAERERLLISADRFVQPRPAPVPPAAQRRALLERFGVFGVRLGATLVLAGASTSSELASRMVAQSGLRELERLIADQFRSRAAALKSRWVLQALESLLRDRPRPGVDRIRHGIERAAANAHELRELNLLARLRTRDSPLAADEWQEAVRIIGGEGVTRARRLDMSESASESEVRARVGEIVGRWRTYSESPLVPRDAVAVYQLVVRSAEGVLTSAS
- a CDS encoding dynamin family protein, producing MVPSRDDVTIQNPPGAATTGTQDPPGGPASDSGAELIQIITRVQAMSGALGRGDLVNRLEQARARLLDPHVRVAIVGQFKQGKSKLVNALVNAPACLVDDDVATTVPTSVGYGEEPSAAVMVRPHGGTDADITRVSVPLDRLEDYVSADGAAELDGDVVGAEVFLPREILKGGLRLVDSPGVGGQESTRSLTTLAALSTAHAVLLVSDASQEYTESEMQFLDHAMRISPNVAAVLSKTDVYPQWQQIERIDRSHLGDVGKIPLFAVSSDLRLLAAKEQDRELNDESGFPALVAHLRREVLGHAESLHQRSTVHDLGSVLDQLSMTIDSELNALLHPERTPAMILRLEDAKARADEFRGRSARWQVTLSDGVADLMSDTEHDLRDRLRKVQREAEAAIDAGDPGPIWSQIAQWLDERVATVVAENFVWTSERARWLTERVADEFLRDDTLIPYIEVGATDGVLDPVEPLQLLDEGRLSAAEKIYVGVRGSYGGVLMVGLATSVVGLSLLNPLSLLAGVVVGRKAYREDMATRLARRQAEAKNLVRRHIDDVVFQTGKQLKDRLRLVQRTARDHFGSIADELHRSLSDSVLAAKQAAANYSSDREGRVAQLRAQHQRTRQLRASLPQLEQWDGGQGA
- a CDS encoding class I SAM-dependent methyltransferase, yielding MEMAELRALLTAEGLRLLDEVGTIESTGDAASAVSRLRAAGHPPELVSAVVTQARLRTRARAKFGDFATRMLFTRAGLEQATRLGVAARHAGRFRDAGCTHVADLGCGIGGDSLGLAALGLHVTAVDADEVTAAVAAYNLAPFGADVRVRQGLAEQTPLEGVDAVWLDPARRSSGHGETVRLRAADYTPPLDWAFELATRIPSGIKLGPAFERADIPADAEAQWISVDGSTVELVLWSGTLARAGVRRAALVIRGDETHELTAGADAEDAPTRELGEFLHEPEGAVIRARLIGDVARSLEAGMLDPKIAYLTSDTAVTSPFVQSFRIREEVPFDVKKLARALRERGIGRLEIKKRGVDVDPAALRTRLKLAGDGAATLVLTRVAGRHRALLADRVG
- a CDS encoding DUF2510 domain-containing protein; the protein is MSMSDPQPSAPAGWYDAGVPGWQRWWDGTAWTDRQRPAATPAVAGPPAEPAQPVRPGWGQGAPEASIIAGVFACLLIPGAAVIGLFALAGNPVLVFGSVVACLALTALAVVAFLNAAAAFRRRRETPPG
- a CDS encoding type VII secretion target gives rise to the protein MVDAFRVRPGVLESDAQVWSDWASRLSTLGESIPEVGAGLDPLAFSILPGAGEVRDAYAAAASTLRAAVAKGTNQFEGISGKLAWAAAQYAAAEEQNLADIRTVSER
- a CDS encoding WXG100 family type VII secretion target, translated to MADTIEADPDALQTLVDSLTASVSAIDLQLQGLDGELTWLMGSWSGDAAQAYLTAQTGWNGSLEELRSWLGAMAGVLSGISARYTETESTVIARCS